One part of the Chryseobacterium sp. 7 genome encodes these proteins:
- a CDS encoding helix-turn-helix domain-containing protein, which produces MEKKDNIPLKISSISELHNMLQLPKPLHPLVSLVDNTKMNIKKDMLKRSFMMNFYKISYKYSTVGKMGYGQGYYDFNEGGMMFTAPGQVLSTDENAEYCGYTLLVHPDFIRSYDLAKKIKNFGFFSYDTNEALHLSDQEKTTITGLLDNIGNELNTAIDEVSQDVIVSYIDVLLNYSNRFYKRQFITRKAVNNDLLTKMDVVLENYFNQQETLNKGLPTVEFLASTLNLSPHYLSDMLRNLTGLNAQQHIHEKLIEKAKEYLTTTGFSVSEVAYALGFEHPQSFNKLFKKKTEKTPLSYRQSFN; this is translated from the coding sequence ATGGAAAAGAAAGATAACATCCCTTTGAAAATTTCATCCATATCCGAACTGCATAATATGCTGCAGCTCCCTAAACCGCTTCATCCTTTGGTAAGTCTTGTGGATAATACAAAGATGAATATCAAAAAAGATATGCTGAAGAGAAGCTTTATGATGAATTTTTACAAAATCTCATATAAATATTCTACTGTTGGAAAAATGGGTTATGGACAGGGATATTATGATTTCAATGAGGGAGGAATGATGTTCACGGCACCCGGGCAGGTTCTTTCTACCGATGAAAATGCAGAATACTGTGGGTATACTTTGCTGGTGCATCCGGATTTTATCAGAAGTTATGATTTAGCAAAGAAAATCAAGAACTTCGGTTTCTTTTCTTATGATACGAATGAGGCTCTGCACCTGTCTGATCAGGAAAAAACAACAATTACAGGATTGCTGGACAATATTGGAAATGAACTCAATACTGCCATTGATGAAGTAAGCCAGGACGTTATTGTTTCTTATATTGATGTTCTTCTCAATTACAGCAACCGTTTTTATAAAAGACAGTTTATTACCAGAAAGGCAGTAAATAATGATTTGCTGACCAAAATGGATGTTGTGCTGGAAAACTACTTCAATCAGCAGGAAACATTAAATAAAGGGCTTCCTACGGTAGAATTTCTAGCTTCCACACTCAATCTGTCTCCTCATTATCTGAGTGATATGCTCCGAAATCTTACCGGATTAAATGCTCAACAGCATATTCATGAGAAACTGATTGAAAAAGCAAAAGAATACCTTACCACTACTGGTTTTTCTGTATCTGAAGTGGCCTATGCCCTTGGATTTGAGCACCCACAGTCATTCAATAAGCTGTTTAAAAAGAAGACAGAGAAAACTCCTCTGAGTTACAGACAGTCTTTC